A stretch of DNA from Deltaproteobacteria bacterium:
TGGTAAAAGAGAAAAACCTGGACGTGGGCTTCGGATACGACGGGGACGGCGATCGGATCGGCGTGGTGGACGAGCAGGGGAACCTGGTGTTCGGCGACAAGCTGATGATCATCTTTGCCAGGGAAATCCTGTCCCGCAAACCCGGATCCACCTTCATATCCGAAGTCAAGTGCTCCAAAATCATGTACGACGACATCGAAAAGCACGGTGGGCGGGCCATCATGTGGAAAACCGGCCACTCCCTTATCAAGCAGAAGATGAAAGAGGAAAAAGCGGAGCTGGCCGGTGAGATGAGCGGCCACATCTTTTTTGCCGACCGCTATTTCGGCTTTGACGATGCGGTTTATGCTTCCTGCCGACTGCTTGAAATTCTTTCCGCCACCGGCAAGAAACTGTCGGAACTGCTGGCGGACGTCCCTGAGACCTATACGACACCGGAAATTCGCGTGGAATGCCCGGACCACATCAAGTTCAACGTGGTCAGGAAGGTAACCGCCTACTTCAGGGAACGCTACGATGTAATCGACATCGATGGTGTGAGGGTGCTTTTCCCCGATGGATGGGGATTGGTGCGGGCCTCCAATACACAACCGGCCCTGGTCCTGCGATTCGAAGCCATGTCCGCCGAGCGGCTGGACGAAATCAAAGAACTGGTGGAAGGTGTTCTGCGGCGTTTGTCCGATACTCAATAAGGCTCACACACCAACATCGGTAATTATTTTACCCCCGAGTGGGGTTAATTCTATGGCTGTTTCAAACCGCTTCGACAAAAAAATATTCGCTACCCTGTTTTTCTCCATCTTTGCAGCGGTCACCGGTGTGGGCATCGTGGTTCCCTTATTGCCCGTATATGCCCACGACCTGGGGGCCAGCGGGTTGTACATCGGACTGATCTTCGGGTCTTTTTCCCTGTCACGCACCGCATTGTTGCCCTATTTCGGCCGCTTGTCCGACAAAAGCGGCCGGAAGCACCTGATTGTCGGCGGGATGGCGGGGTACACGCTCATTTCCATCGCCTTCATCTTTGCGGGCAGCGTCGAAAGCCTCGTGGCCATCCGCTTCGCCCAGGGAATCGCCTCCTCGATGATGATGCCGGTCATCCAGGCCTATGTCGGCGACATCACCCCCAAAGGCAGGGAAGGATTCACCATGGGGGCGTTCAACATGTCCCTGTTTATAGGATTGAGCCTGGGACCGCTCATCGGGGGAGGCATCAAAGACAGTTTGGGCCTCGAGGCCTCCTTTGTCTGCATGGGCGCTTTCAGCCTGGTGGGCTTTTTTCTGTGCCTCCTCCTATTGCCCCCCGTCCATCTGGAGAAGACATCTCATCGAGATGGCCCCCCCGCGGAGTGGCGCCTGATCCTCAGGGACCGGGAAGTGCTGGGGCTTTTTTTCTTCAGGGTAAGCTATACGGCCGGCATCGGCGTCATCTGGGGATTTCTACCGGTTCTGGCGGACATCGAGCTCGGTCTGTCCAGCACGACCATCGGGTTGTTGGTGA
This window harbors:
- a CDS encoding phosphomannomutase/phosphoglucomutase yields the protein MNSEMFREYDIRGIAGKDMDPDDVAVIGRAIGTYLLRQGNDSITVGQDCRTTSPLYAEKLIQGLTQAGCDVVDIGICPTPVAYYSIRRLQKKGNVMVTASHNPPAYNGFKICSGFDSVYGEQIQQILKFITENDFESGRGSVEAIDVIPDYKAHLLENITIDRPLNVGIDAGNGTAGITAVPIIKNLGCNLFDLYCDMDGTFPNHEADPTVLKNMSDLVALVKEKNLDVGFGYDGDGDRIGVVDEQGNLVFGDKLMIIFAREILSRKPGSTFISEVKCSKIMYDDIEKHGGRAIMWKTGHSLIKQKMKEEKAELAGEMSGHIFFADRYFGFDDAVYASCRLLEILSATGKKLSELLADVPETYTTPEIRVECPDHIKFNVVRKVTAYFRERYDVIDIDGVRVLFPDGWGLVRASNTQPALVLRFEAMSAERLDEIKELVEGVLRRLSDTQ
- a CDS encoding MFS transporter, translating into MAVSNRFDKKIFATLFFSIFAAVTGVGIVVPLLPVYAHDLGASGLYIGLIFGSFSLSRTALLPYFGRLSDKSGRKHLIVGGMAGYTLISIAFIFAGSVESLVAIRFAQGIASSMMMPVIQAYVGDITPKGREGFTMGAFNMSLFIGLSLGPLIGGGIKDSLGLEASFVCMGAFSLVGFFLCLLLLPPVHLEKTSHRDGPPAEWRLILRDREVLGLFFFRVSYTAGIGVIWGFLPVLADIELGLSSTTIGLLVMMGVFISGSINMPMGYLADRFNRKMMIIVGGLLVAAAMICFARADTIHDMIGASVLFGLGGGISMPAHMAIAVFKGGKSDAMGSLMGLMTMAHSLGMLAGSTIAGLMMDLFQLRDAFWFGSCTALAGTVLFFFLCRNVKKINPNVATMG